The Sesamum indicum cultivar Zhongzhi No. 13 linkage group LG6, S_indicum_v1.0, whole genome shotgun sequence genome has a segment encoding these proteins:
- the LOC105165479 gene encoding trifunctional UDP-glucose 4,6-dehydratase/UDP-4-keto-6-deoxy-D-glucose 3,5-epimerase/UDP-4-keto-L-rhamnose-reductase RHM1 yields MTTFTPKNILITGAAGFIASHVANRLVRNYPDYKIVVLDKLDYCSNLKNLLPSNASPNFKFVKGDIGSADLVNYLLITENIDTIMHFAAQTHVDNSFGNSFEFTKNNIYGTHVLLEACKVTGQIRRFIHVSTDEVYGETDEDAVVGNHEASQLLPTNPYSATKAGAEMLVMAYGRSYGLPVITTRGNNVYGPNQFPEKLIPKFILLAMRGKTLPIHGDGSNVRSYLYCEDVAEAFEVVLHKGEVGHVYNIGTKKERRVIDVAKDICKLFNMDPDKSIEFVENRPFNDQRYFLDDQKLKNLGWSERTTWEEGLKKTMEWYTSNPNWWGDVSGALIPHPRMLMMPGGVERHSDDKTAKSEFNGNSNPTKMLVPASKNSPSPQKPAFKFLIYGRTGWIGGLLGKLCEKQGIPYEYGKGRLQDRSSLVADILAVKPTHVFNAAGVTGRPNVDWCESHKTETIRTNVAGTLTLADVCREQGLLVINYATGCIFEYDAAHPEGSGIGFKEEDTPNFTGSFYSKTKAMVEELLKEYDNVCTLRVRMPISSDLNNPRNFITKISRYNKVVNIPNSMTILDELLPISIEMAKRNLRGIWNFTNPGVVSHNEILEMYREYIDPQFKWTNFTLEEQAKVIVAPRSNNEMDASKLKKEFPELLSIKESLIKFVFGPNRKTPVA; encoded by the exons ATGACAACGTTCACGCCCAAGAATATCCTGATTACTGGGGCTGCTGGATTCATTGCTTCACATGTTGCGAATAGACTCGTCCGGAACTACCCTGACTACAAGATTGTTGTCCTTGACAAACTTGATTATTGCTCCAACCTTAAAAACCTTCTTCCCTCCAACGCTTCTCCCAACTTCAAGTTTGTTAAGGGTGACATTGGCAGCGCTGACCTTGTGAACTATCTCCTCATTACTGAGAACATCGATACGATAATGCACTTTGCCGCCCAGACCCATGTTGATAATTCATTTGGCAACAGTTTTGAGTTCACCAAGAACAACATTTATGGCACTCATGTTCTTTTGGAGGCTTGCAAAGTTACTGGCCAGATCAGAAGGTTTATCCATGTCAGTACAGATGAGGTCTATGGGGAGACTGATGAGGATGCTGTCGTTGGAAATCACGAGGCCTCCCAGCTCTTGCCCACAAACCCATACTCGGCCACAAAAGCAGGGGCTGAAATGCTTGTTATGGCTTATGGAAGATCTTATGGATTGCCTGTGATTACAACCCGAGGGAACAATGTTTATGGTCCGAATCAGTTTCCTGAGAAGTTGATTCccaaatttatccttttggCCATGAGAGGAAAAACTCTTCCAATTCATGGTGATGGTTCTAACGTGCGAAGTTACCTTTATTGTGAGGATGTTGCAGAGGCATTTGAAGTAGTTCTTCACAAGGGAGAAGTTGGTCATGTTTATAACATTGGAACGAAGAAGGAGAGAAGGGTCATCGATGTCGCCAAAGACATATGCAAGCTATTTAACATGGATCCTGACAAGAGCATTGAGTTTGTGGAGAACAGGCCATTTAATGATCAGAGATACTTCCTTGATGACCAGAAGCTGAAAAATTTGGGTTGGTCAGAAAGGACCACATGGGAAGAGGGGCTGAAGAAGACCATGGAGTGGTATACCAGCAATCCGAATTGGTGGGGTGATGTGTCCGGTGCACTAATTCCTCATCCTAGAATGCTGATGATGCCTGGTGGAGTAGAAAGACATTCAGATGACAAAACTGCTAAGTCTGAATTCAATGGAAATTCTAACCCCACAAAAATGTTGGTTCCTGCTTCCAAGAACAGCCCTTCACCTCAGAAACCAGCCTTCAAGTTCTTGATCTATGGTAGGACTGGGTGGATTGGTGGTTTGCTTGGAAAATTGTGTGAGAAACAGGGGATTCCATATGAATATGGAAAGGGACGTCTGCAGGACCGTTCATCGCTTGTGGCGGATATACTTGCTGTTAAGCCAACACATGTGTTCAATGCTGCTGGTGTAACCGGTAGACCAAATGTTGATTGGTGTGAATCTCACAAGACAGAAACAATCCGTACTAATGTTGCTGGTACATTGACCTTGGCGGACGTATGCAGAGAGCAGGGGCTCCTGGTGATTAACTATGCCACTGGCTGTATATTTGAATATGATGCTGCACACCCTGAAGGTTCTGGAATTGGATTTAAGGAGGAAGACACCCCCAATTTCACTGGTTCTTTCTATTCAAAGACCAAGGCCATG GTTGAAGAGCTTCTGAAAGAATATGACAATGTCTGCACACTCAGAGTTCGGATGCCGATATCTTCCGACCTGAACAACCCACGCAATTTCATTACGAAGATTTCTCGGTATAATAAGGTGGTCAACATTCCCAACAGCATGACAATTTTGGATGAGCTTCTGCCGATCTCAATTGAGATGGCAAAACGAAACCTGAGGGGCATATGGAACTTCACAAACCCTGGTGTTGTCAGCCACAACGAAATCCTGGAAATGTACAGGGAATACATCGACCCACAATTCAAATGGACCAACTTCACTCTTGAAGAGCAAGCGAAGGTCATTGTTGCTCCTAGAAGTAACAACGAAATGGATGCCTCCAAGTTGAAGAAAGAGTTCCCAGAGTTGCTATCCATCAAGGAGTCATTAATCAAGTTCGTTTTTGGACCAAACCGGAAAACCCCTGTTGCATAA
- the LOC105165475 gene encoding NADH kinase-like isoform X1 — protein sequence MVRKRLLMLLKPFDVYPSHEPSLSISSSSSSTNRHKVLRYLYDRTLAHKNAINFCQNILKKKVVDWKTVFRFDLSEPIRDVDLVVTVGGDGTLLQASHLMDDSIPVLGVNSDPTRPEEVAELSEEFDATRSTGYLCAATANNFEQMIDGILENRSEPSELARMAVSVNSKLISTAALNDVLLAHPCPATVSRFSFRIKKIGEPLSSLLHCRSSGLRVSTAAGSTAAMLSAGGSAMPILSKELQYMVREPISPGATSHLMHGTVKSYETMDIGWFCREGLLYIDGSHVVHSVQLGDTIELSSGAPPLKVYLSPHLLSHYE from the exons ATGGTGAGGAAGAGGTTGCTGATGCTGTTGAAGCCATTTGATGTGTATCCTTCTCATGAGCCGTCTCTCTccatctcttcttcttcctcctccaccaACCGCCATAAG GtattaagatatttatatGACAGGACATTGGCTCACAAAAATGCCATTAACTTCTGCCAgaatattttgaagaaaaaagttgTTGACTGGAAAACTGTTTTTCGTTTTGATCTATCTGAGCCAATCCGTGATGTAGATCTGGTCGTTACAGTTGGAGGTGATGGCACTCTGTTACAAGCAAGccatttgatggatgattCAATTCCAGTGCTAGGAGTGAATTCTGATCCCACTCGGCCAGAAGAG GTGGCAGAATTAAGTGAGGAATTTGATGCAACTAGGAGCACTGGCTATCTCTGTGCCGCCACTGCCAATAATTTTGAACAG ATGATAGATGGCATCCTTGAAAATCGCTCTGAACCATCTGAGTTAGCAAGGATGGCTGTTAGTGTCAACTCGAAGCTGATCTCAACTGCTGCACTAAATGATGTTCTATTGGCACATCCATGTCCTGCAACGGTTTCTCGGTTCTCATTCAG GATCAAGAAAATTGGGGAGCCTCTATCTTCTTTACTTCACTGTCGATCAAGTGGCCTCAGAGTCTCAACGGCTGCTGGATCAACAGCTGCAATGCTTTCAGCCGGTGGATCTGCAATGCCCATCTTGTCCAAGGAGCTCCAATACATGGTAAGGGAGCCCATTTCTCCAGGGGCTACGTCACACTTAATGCATGGGACCGTGAAGTCGTATGAGACAATGGATATCGGATGGTTTTGTAGAGAGGGGCTCCTATATATTGATGGTTCTCATGTAGTTCATTCTGTTCAGCTTGGAGATACAATAGAACTATCTTCAGGGGCTCCACCATTGAAAGTGTACTTGTCGCCCCACTTGTTGTCACATTATGAATGA
- the LOC105165477 gene encoding alpha,alpha-trehalose-phosphate synthase [UDP-forming] 1, whose protein sequence is MPGNKYNDNSQVPSDRVGRLLRERGLRRSGRIPFLADDGDGNRELEISEHDFSGSSYVEQNLEGAALALSEGSESPEERPISQRLLVVANRLPVSAVRRGEDSWSLEISAGGLVSALLGVKEFEARWIGWAGVNVPDEVGRKALTEALAEKRCIPVFLDEETVHQYYNGYCNNILWPLFHYLGLPQEDRLATTRSFQSQFAAYKKANQMFADVVLEHYEEGDVVWCHDYHLMFLPKCLKEYNSEMKVGWFLHTPFPSSEIHRTLPSRSELLRAVLAADLVGFHTYDYARHFVSACTRILGLEGTPEGVEDQGRLTRVAAFPIGIDSGRFIRALAIPEVQENIKELKARFAGRKVMLGVDRLDMIKGIPQKILAFEKFLEENPDWRDKVVLLQIAVPTRTDVPEYQKLTSQVHEIVGRINGRFGTLTAVPIHHLDRSLDFHGLCALYAITDVALVTSLRDGMNLVSYEYVACQDSKKGVLILSEFAGAAQSLGAGAILVNPWNITEVAAAIGQALKMPPEEREKRHLHNFQHVTTHTAQQWAEFFVSEMNDTVIEAQQRIRKVPPQLVIGDAVKSYLQSQNRLLILGFNATLTEAVDSPGRRGGDQIKEMELKLHPDVKGPLTMLCSDPTTTIVVLSGSVRSVLDDNFGEFDMWLAAENGMFLRSTKGEWMTTMPEHLNMDWVDSVKHVLEYFTERTPRSHFELRETSLVWNYKYADVEFGRLQARDMLQHLWTGPISNSSVDIVQGSRSVEVRAVGVTKGAAIDRILGEIVHSKSICSPIDYVLCIGHFLPKDEDVFTFFEPELPPDPIGASRSKATDSSKQVSDKRAAARTPGQSSSKSQSKQHGPNADKKSTGSTSGSSKQPSPESYSWNVLELKKENYFSCTVGRTRTSARYLLNSSDDVVAFLTAMAAASAYSFSDLSS, encoded by the exons ATGCCTGGGAACAAGTATAACGACAATTCACAAGTTCCCAGTGATAGAGTGGGGAGGCTCTTGAGAGAAAGAGGGCTAAGAAGAAGCGGCAGAATCCCTTTTCTGGCTGACGATGGTGATGGCAACAGAGAGCTTGAGATCTCTGAGCATGATTTCTCAGGGTCTTCCTATGTAGAACAGAACTTGGAAGGAGCTGCACTAGCACTTAGTGAAGGGAGCGAAAGCCCTGAGGAAAGGCCTATTAGCCAAAGATTGTTAGTAGTTGCTAATAGGCTTCCTGTATCTGCAGTGAGGAGAGGTGAAGATTCCTGGTCGCTTGAGATAAGTGCAGGGGGTCTAGTAAGCGCTCTTCTGG GTGTAAAGGAATTTGAGGCACGATGGATTGGTTGGGCAGGCGTAAACGTGCCGGACGAGGTTGGGCGAAAGGCACTTACAGAAGCTCTAGCTGAGAAG AGGTGCATTCCCGTTTTCCTGGATGAAGAGACTGTTCATCAATATTACAATGGCTATTGCAACAACATCTTATGGCCTCTCTTCCACTATCTTGGACTTCCACAAGAAGACCGCCTTGCCACTACCAGGAGTTTTCAGTCTCAGTTTGCAGCGTACAAGAAGGCAAATCAAATGTTTGCTGATGTCGTTCTCGAACACTATGAAGAGGGTGATGTTGTTTGGTGTCACGACTACCATCTCATGTTTCTACCAAAATGTCTAAAGGAATATAACAGTGAGATGAAAGTTGGGTGGTTTCTACATACCCCCTTCCCATCTTCTGAAATCCACCGGACTCTGCCATCTCGATCAGAACTGCTACGTGCTGTTCTAGCTGCTGATTTGGTTGG tttccacACCTATGATTATGCAAGACACTTTGTCAGTGCTTGTACTCGTATTCTCGGACTTGAAGGTACTCCTGAAGGAGTCGAGGATCAAGGGAGACTAACTCGTGTGGCTGCG TTCCCAATTGGAATTGATTCAGGAAGGTTCATCCGTGCTCTTGCGATTCCTGAAGTCCAGGAAAACATTAAAGAACTAAAAGCACGATTTGCTGGAAGAAAG GTAATGCTTGGTGTGGATCGCCTTGATATGATCAAAGGAATCCCTCAGAAGATACTGGCATTTGAAAAGTTTCTCGAGGAAAACCCGGACTGGCGTGATAAGGTGGTTTTGCTGCAAATTGCAGTGCCAACAAGAACAGACGTTCCTGAAT ATCAAAAACTCACAAGCCAGGTTCATGAAATTGTTGGGCGGATCAATGGCAGATTTGGAACTTTGACTGCTGTTCCAATTCATCATCTG GATCGTTCTCTGGACTTCCATGGCTTGTGTGCATTGTATGCTATCACtg ATGTAGCACTTGTCACTTCCCTGCGGGATGGAATGAATCTAGTCAGCTACGAATACGTGGCATGTCAAGATTCCAAAAAAGGGGTTCTCATCCTCAGTGAA TTTGCTGGAGCCGCACAGTCTCTTGGTGCTGGAGCAATTCTTGTAAATCCTTGGAACATCACAGAAGTTGCTGCCGCAATAGGCCAAGCTTTGAAAATGCCTCccgaagaaagagaaaaacgCCACCTGCATAACTTTCAGCATGTGACAACTCATACTGCTCAACAGTGGGCTGAATTCTTCGTAAG CGAAATGAACGATACTGTTATTGAAGCTCAGCAGAGAATAAGAAAAGTTCCACCCCAACTTGTTATCGGTGATGCAGTCAAGAGTTACTTGCAGTCTCAGAACCGGCTACTTATACTG GGTTTTAATGCTACATTAACCGAAGCAGTTGATTCTCCTGGAAGAAGGGGTGGAGATCAGATAAAAGAAATGGAACTCAAATTGCATCCTGATGTGAAAGGACCTCTAACAATGCTTTGTAGTGATCCAACTACAACAATTGTGGTCCTGAGTGGCAGTGTCAGAAGCGTCCTGGATGAT AATTTCGGGGAGTTTGATATGTGGTTGGCAGCTGAGAACGGGATGTTTCTACGATCTACAAAAGGAGAATGGATGACGACAATGCCAGAACACTTAAATATGGATTGGGTCGACAGTGTAAAG CATGTTCTTGAGTATTTCACTGAGAGAACTCCAAGATCGCATTTTGAGCTACGTGAAACTTCACTGGTGTGGAACTACAAATATGCAG aTGTTGAATTTGGAAGGTTGCAAGCTAGAGACATGCTGCAACATCTCTGGACTGGTCCAATATCTAACTCATCTGTTGATATTGTCCAAGGAAGCCGCTCGGTTGAGGTGCGAGCAGTTGGTGTCACGAAG GGGGCAGCTATTGACCGTATACTCGGAGAGATTGTTCATAGTAAATCCATCTGTAGTCCAATAGATTATGTCTTGTGCATAGGGCATTTCTTACCGAAG GATGAGGATGTGTTCACATTTTTCGAACCAGAGCTTCCCCCTGATCCAATTGGTGCATCAAGATCCAAAGCAACCGATTCAAGTAAGCAAGTAAGCGACAAAAGGGCTGCTGCAAGGACACCTGGGCAAAGCAGCTCCAAGTCTCAGAGTAAGCAGCATGGGCCAAATGCAGATAAGAAATCAACAGGCAGCACCTCTGGGAGCAGCAAACAACCTTCACCAGAAAGTTATTCTTGGAATGTGCTCGAGTTGAAAAAGGAGAACTATTTTTCGTGTACTGTTGGCCGAACTCGCACAAGTGCTAGATATCTGCTTAACTCCTCAGATGATGTTGTTGCCTTTCTGACGGCGATGGCAGCAGCATCAGCCTACAGCTTTTCTGATTTGAGTTCGTGA
- the LOC105165475 gene encoding probable NADH kinase isoform X2 — MVRKRLLMLLKPFDVYPSHEPSLSISSSSSSTNRHKVLRYLYDRTLAHKNAINFCQNILKKKVVDWKTVFRFDLSEPIRDVDLVVTVGGDGTLLQASHLMDDSIPVLGVNSDPTRPEEVAELSEEFDATRSTGYLCAATANNFEQMIDGILENRSEPSELARMAVSVNSKLISTAALNDVLLAHPCPATVSRFSFRIKKIGEPLSSLLHCRSSGLRVSTAAGSTAAMLSAGGSAMPILSKELQYMLGDTIELSSGAPPLKVYLSPHLLSHYE, encoded by the exons ATGGTGAGGAAGAGGTTGCTGATGCTGTTGAAGCCATTTGATGTGTATCCTTCTCATGAGCCGTCTCTCTccatctcttcttcttcctcctccaccaACCGCCATAAG GtattaagatatttatatGACAGGACATTGGCTCACAAAAATGCCATTAACTTCTGCCAgaatattttgaagaaaaaagttgTTGACTGGAAAACTGTTTTTCGTTTTGATCTATCTGAGCCAATCCGTGATGTAGATCTGGTCGTTACAGTTGGAGGTGATGGCACTCTGTTACAAGCAAGccatttgatggatgattCAATTCCAGTGCTAGGAGTGAATTCTGATCCCACTCGGCCAGAAGAG GTGGCAGAATTAAGTGAGGAATTTGATGCAACTAGGAGCACTGGCTATCTCTGTGCCGCCACTGCCAATAATTTTGAACAG ATGATAGATGGCATCCTTGAAAATCGCTCTGAACCATCTGAGTTAGCAAGGATGGCTGTTAGTGTCAACTCGAAGCTGATCTCAACTGCTGCACTAAATGATGTTCTATTGGCACATCCATGTCCTGCAACGGTTTCTCGGTTCTCATTCAG GATCAAGAAAATTGGGGAGCCTCTATCTTCTTTACTTCACTGTCGATCAAGTGGCCTCAGAGTCTCAACGGCTGCTGGATCAACAGCTGCAATGCTTTCAGCCGGTGGATCTGCAATGCCCATCTTGTCCAAGGAGCTCCAATACATG CTTGGAGATACAATAGAACTATCTTCAGGGGCTCCACCATTGAAAGTGTACTTGTCGCCCCACTTGTTGTCACATTATGAATGA
- the LOC105165476 gene encoding E3 ubiquitin-protein ligase CCNB1IP1 homolog isoform X3 — MRCNACWRELEGRAITTTCGHLLCPEDASKILSNDGACPICDQVLSKSLMKPVDINPNDEWVNMAMAGISPQILMKSAYRSVMFYIGQKDLEMQVKMNKVVGQCRQKCEAMQEKFTEKLEQIYTAYQKMTKRCQMMEQEMENLSKDKQELQEKLAEKCRQKRKLDEIYDQARNEIESLKRSAIHPANNFFSRPEPDLFSDPATRMDNRDPIRKGPGDDMWPPRHNNSNSTFDMSGGSPAKQAAIPIDSGNRMASNHPSFGVGTASGAANPSMTLRNLILSPIRRPQLTRNRPQLFTL; from the exons ATGAGATGCAATGCCTGCTGGCGAGAATTGGAAGGACGAGCTATCACCACTACTTGTGGTCACCTCTTAT GTCCTGAAGATGCGAGTAAGATTCTCAGTAATGATGGTGCTTGCCCCATCTGTGATCAAGTGCTTTCGAAAAG TCTTATGAAGCCTGTGGATATCAATCCAAATGATGAATGGGTAAAT ATGGCCATGGCTGGAATCTCTCCTCAGATAT TGATGAAGAGTGCATATAGAAGTGTAATGTTTTACATTGGGCAAAAGGATTTGGAGATGCAAGTTAAGATGAATAAGGTAGTAGGTCAGTGCCGGCAGAAATGTGAGGCAATGCAAGAGAAATTTACAGAGAAACTGGAGCAGATTTATACTGCATACCAGAAAATGACTAAGAGGTGCCAGATGATGGAGCAGGAGATGGAGAATCTGTCCAAAGATAAGCAAGAGCTTCAAGAAAAGCTTGCAGAAAAATGCAG GCAAAAGAGAaaacttgatgaaatttatgatCAAGCAAGAAACGAAATTGAGTCACTGAAGCGATCAGCAATTCATCCtgcaaataatttcttttcaagaCCAGAGCCTGATTTGTTCTCAGATCCAGCTACTAGGATGGACAACAGAGATCCTATTAGGAAAG GGCCGGGAGATGACATGTGGCCGCCAAGACACAACAATTCTAACTCTACATTCGACATGTCGGGTGGCTCACCTGCAAAACAGGCAGCAATTCCAATTGACTCCGGAAACAGGATGGCTAGCAACCACCCTTCTTTTGGTGTTGGGACTGCATCTGGAGCTGCCAATCCTTCAATGACTCTCCGAAATCTTATCCTTTCACCAATAAGGAGACCTCAGCTCACCCGCAATCGACCCCAATTGTTCAC GTTGTAG
- the LOC105165476 gene encoding E3 ubiquitin-protein ligase CCNB1IP1 homolog isoform X2 encodes MRCNACWRELEGRAITTTCGHLLCPEDASKILSNDGACPICDQVLSKSLMKPVDINPNDEWVNMAMAGISPQILMKSAYRSVMFYIGQKDLEMQVKMNKVVGQCRQKCEAMQEKFTEKLEQIYTAYQKMTKRCQMMEQEMENLSKDKQELQEKLAEKCRQKRKLDEIYDQARNEIESLKRSAIHPANNFFSRPEPDLFSDPATRMDNRDPIRKDWSVLTPNTPGPGDDMWPPRHNNSNSTFDMSGGSPAKQAAIPIDSGNRMASNHPSFGVGTASGAANPSMTLRNLILSPIRRPQLTRNRPQLFT; translated from the exons ATGAGATGCAATGCCTGCTGGCGAGAATTGGAAGGACGAGCTATCACCACTACTTGTGGTCACCTCTTAT GTCCTGAAGATGCGAGTAAGATTCTCAGTAATGATGGTGCTTGCCCCATCTGTGATCAAGTGCTTTCGAAAAG TCTTATGAAGCCTGTGGATATCAATCCAAATGATGAATGGGTAAAT ATGGCCATGGCTGGAATCTCTCCTCAGATAT TGATGAAGAGTGCATATAGAAGTGTAATGTTTTACATTGGGCAAAAGGATTTGGAGATGCAAGTTAAGATGAATAAGGTAGTAGGTCAGTGCCGGCAGAAATGTGAGGCAATGCAAGAGAAATTTACAGAGAAACTGGAGCAGATTTATACTGCATACCAGAAAATGACTAAGAGGTGCCAGATGATGGAGCAGGAGATGGAGAATCTGTCCAAAGATAAGCAAGAGCTTCAAGAAAAGCTTGCAGAAAAATGCAG GCAAAAGAGAaaacttgatgaaatttatgatCAAGCAAGAAACGAAATTGAGTCACTGAAGCGATCAGCAATTCATCCtgcaaataatttcttttcaagaCCAGAGCCTGATTTGTTCTCAGATCCAGCTACTAGGATGGACAACAGAGATCCTATTAGGAAAG ATTGGTCGGTTCTTACTCCTAACACTCCAGGGCCGGGAGATGACATGTGGCCGCCAAGACACAACAATTCTAACTCTACATTCGACATGTCGGGTGGCTCACCTGCAAAACAGGCAGCAATTCCAATTGACTCCGGAAACAGGATGGCTAGCAACCACCCTTCTTTTGGTGTTGGGACTGCATCTGGAGCTGCCAATCCTTCAATGACTCTCCGAAATCTTATCCTTTCACCAATAAGGAGACCTCAGCTCACCCGCAATCGACCCCAATTGTTCACGTAA
- the LOC105165476 gene encoding E3 ubiquitin-protein ligase CCNB1IP1 homolog isoform X1 → MRCNACWRELEGRAITTTCGHLLCPEDASKILSNDGACPICDQVLSKSLMKPVDINPNDEWVNMAMAGISPQILMKSAYRSVMFYIGQKDLEMQVKMNKVVGQCRQKCEAMQEKFTEKLEQIYTAYQKMTKRCQMMEQEMENLSKDKQELQEKLAEKCRQKRKLDEIYDQARNEIESLKRSAIHPANNFFSRPEPDLFSDPATRMDNRDPIRKDWSVLTPNTPGPGDDMWPPRHNNSNSTFDMSGGSPAKQAAIPIDSGNRMASNHPSFGVGTASGAANPSMTLRNLILSPIRRPQLTRNRPQLFTL, encoded by the exons ATGAGATGCAATGCCTGCTGGCGAGAATTGGAAGGACGAGCTATCACCACTACTTGTGGTCACCTCTTAT GTCCTGAAGATGCGAGTAAGATTCTCAGTAATGATGGTGCTTGCCCCATCTGTGATCAAGTGCTTTCGAAAAG TCTTATGAAGCCTGTGGATATCAATCCAAATGATGAATGGGTAAAT ATGGCCATGGCTGGAATCTCTCCTCAGATAT TGATGAAGAGTGCATATAGAAGTGTAATGTTTTACATTGGGCAAAAGGATTTGGAGATGCAAGTTAAGATGAATAAGGTAGTAGGTCAGTGCCGGCAGAAATGTGAGGCAATGCAAGAGAAATTTACAGAGAAACTGGAGCAGATTTATACTGCATACCAGAAAATGACTAAGAGGTGCCAGATGATGGAGCAGGAGATGGAGAATCTGTCCAAAGATAAGCAAGAGCTTCAAGAAAAGCTTGCAGAAAAATGCAG GCAAAAGAGAaaacttgatgaaatttatgatCAAGCAAGAAACGAAATTGAGTCACTGAAGCGATCAGCAATTCATCCtgcaaataatttcttttcaagaCCAGAGCCTGATTTGTTCTCAGATCCAGCTACTAGGATGGACAACAGAGATCCTATTAGGAAAG ATTGGTCGGTTCTTACTCCTAACACTCCAGGGCCGGGAGATGACATGTGGCCGCCAAGACACAACAATTCTAACTCTACATTCGACATGTCGGGTGGCTCACCTGCAAAACAGGCAGCAATTCCAATTGACTCCGGAAACAGGATGGCTAGCAACCACCCTTCTTTTGGTGTTGGGACTGCATCTGGAGCTGCCAATCCTTCAATGACTCTCCGAAATCTTATCCTTTCACCAATAAGGAGACCTCAGCTCACCCGCAATCGACCCCAATTGTTCAC GTTGTAG
- the LOC105165476 gene encoding E3 ubiquitin-protein ligase CCNB1IP1 homolog isoform X4 encodes MRCNACWRELEGRAITTTCGHLLCPEDASKILSNDGACPICDQVLSKSLMKPVDINPNDEWVNMAMAGISPQILMKSAYRSVMFYIGQKDLEMQVKMNKVVGQCRQKCEAMQEKFTEKLEQIYTAYQKMTKRCQMMEQEMENLSKDKQELQEKLAEKCRQKRKLDEIYDQARNEIESLKRSAIHPANNFFSRPEPDLFSDPATRMDNRDPIRKGPGDDMWPPRHNNSNSTFDMSGGSPAKQAAIPIDSGNRMASNHPSFGVGTASGAANPSMTLRNLILSPIRRPQLTRNRPQLFT; translated from the exons ATGAGATGCAATGCCTGCTGGCGAGAATTGGAAGGACGAGCTATCACCACTACTTGTGGTCACCTCTTAT GTCCTGAAGATGCGAGTAAGATTCTCAGTAATGATGGTGCTTGCCCCATCTGTGATCAAGTGCTTTCGAAAAG TCTTATGAAGCCTGTGGATATCAATCCAAATGATGAATGGGTAAAT ATGGCCATGGCTGGAATCTCTCCTCAGATAT TGATGAAGAGTGCATATAGAAGTGTAATGTTTTACATTGGGCAAAAGGATTTGGAGATGCAAGTTAAGATGAATAAGGTAGTAGGTCAGTGCCGGCAGAAATGTGAGGCAATGCAAGAGAAATTTACAGAGAAACTGGAGCAGATTTATACTGCATACCAGAAAATGACTAAGAGGTGCCAGATGATGGAGCAGGAGATGGAGAATCTGTCCAAAGATAAGCAAGAGCTTCAAGAAAAGCTTGCAGAAAAATGCAG GCAAAAGAGAaaacttgatgaaatttatgatCAAGCAAGAAACGAAATTGAGTCACTGAAGCGATCAGCAATTCATCCtgcaaataatttcttttcaagaCCAGAGCCTGATTTGTTCTCAGATCCAGCTACTAGGATGGACAACAGAGATCCTATTAGGAAAG GGCCGGGAGATGACATGTGGCCGCCAAGACACAACAATTCTAACTCTACATTCGACATGTCGGGTGGCTCACCTGCAAAACAGGCAGCAATTCCAATTGACTCCGGAAACAGGATGGCTAGCAACCACCCTTCTTTTGGTGTTGGGACTGCATCTGGAGCTGCCAATCCTTCAATGACTCTCCGAAATCTTATCCTTTCACCAATAAGGAGACCTCAGCTCACCCGCAATCGACCCCAATTGTTCACGTAA